The following coding sequences lie in one Kiritimatiellia bacterium genomic window:
- the rpmA gene encoding 50S ribosomal protein L27, whose protein sequence is MMAEKGGSHAVNGRDSCGKRLGVKCFDGQFVKAGSIITRQRGTKLMPGANVKRGRDDTLFALKPGVVRFVRNSKLVKVEETAAAK, encoded by the coding sequence ATTATGGCGGAAAAAGGCGGCAGTCATGCGGTAAACGGGCGCGACAGTTGCGGCAAGCGGCTGGGCGTGAAATGTTTTGACGGACAGTTCGTAAAGGCGGGATCCATCATCACCCGCCAGCGCGGCACAAAATTAATGCCGGGCGCAAACGTCAAGCGCGGCCGCGATGATACCCTTTTTGCGCTCAAGCCGGGCGTCGTGCGGTTCGTCAGGAACAGCAAGCTCGTCAAAGTGGAAGAGACCGCCGCCGCTAAGTGA
- a CDS encoding prepilin-type N-terminal cleavage/methylation domain-containing protein produces the protein MKNKEYCSAPGGKPSAFCLLPSAFPRGFTMIELLLVVVIIGIALGVTMPALVSSIRGQRLKTAARTFVSVARYARSMAVLKQTDLTLTFNTETGQIDLISTNAALPRFTRMIENVRVASVQIEGRNGNADEDVSAVEFRRNGVCRPFAVKIVDRRGNYVVVKVDALAGVRATEYGQE, from the coding sequence ATGAAAAATAAAGAATATTGTTCCGCCCCGGGCGGAAAGCCTTCTGCGTTCTGCCTTCTGCCTTCTGCCTTTCCGCGCGGCTTCACAATGATTGAACTTTTGCTGGTTGTCGTGATTATCGGCATCGCCCTCGGTGTAACCATGCCCGCCCTGGTGAGTTCCATCCGGGGCCAGCGCCTGAAAACGGCGGCGCGCACTTTTGTGTCCGTAGCCCGTTACGCGCGCAGCATGGCCGTGCTGAAGCAGACCGATTTGACGTTGACTTTTAATACGGAGACCGGCCAGATTGACCTGATTTCAACCAACGCCGCCTTGCCGCGTTTTACCCGCATGATTGAAAACGTCAGGGTGGCTTCCGTTCAAATTGAGGGCCGTAACGGAAATGCCGATGAGGATGTCAGCGCGGTTGAATTCAGGCGCAACGGAGTTTGCCGGCCGTTTGCGGTTAAAATTGTTGACCGGCGCGGAAATTACGTCGTGGTCAAAGTTGACGCGCTGGCCGGCGTGCGGGCAACCGAATATGGACAGGAATAA
- the rplU gene encoding 50S ribosomal protein L21, protein MSAYAVIETGGKQYLVHQEDVLQVELLDAAAGAEVELTPVLAVSDGTILKIGQPRLDNAAVNAVVVKHIRGPKVVSFKMKRRKGYHRKKGHRQELTVLKIKEITI, encoded by the coding sequence ATGAGCGCTTATGCGGTAATTGAAACCGGCGGAAAACAATATCTGGTTCATCAGGAAGATGTCCTGCAGGTTGAACTCCTGGACGCCGCCGCCGGCGCCGAAGTTGAACTGACTCCGGTCCTCGCCGTCTCCGATGGAACAATTTTAAAAATAGGCCAACCCCGCCTTGACAACGCCGCGGTCAACGCCGTTGTCGTCAAACACATCCGCGGCCCGAAAGTTGTGTCTTTCAAAATGAAACGCCGCAAGGGATACCACCGCAAGAAAGGCCACCGGCAGGAATTGACCGTGCTGAAGATCAAGGAAATTACAATCTGA
- the gspG gene encoding type II secretion system major pseudopilin GspG: MIKKRRHNEKHVAGRDSGFTLIEVLLVVVIIGILAAVVLPRMTGRGKEAQIAAAKASIENISLALDMYEVDNGVYPASLQSLLTKGAELNWKGPYLKKDEIPLDPWGKAFVYTPRDNGYEIKSYGPNGADGGGDDITN; this comes from the coding sequence ATGATAAAAAAACGGCGTCACAATGAAAAGCATGTTGCCGGGCGGGATTCCGGTTTCACCCTGATTGAAGTTCTGCTGGTGGTGGTCATTATCGGCATCCTGGCCGCCGTGGTTTTGCCGCGCATGACGGGCCGCGGCAAGGAGGCCCAGATTGCGGCCGCCAAGGCCAGTATTGAGAATATCAGCCTGGCGCTGGACATGTATGAGGTTGACAACGGCGTTTATCCGGCCAGCCTGCAGTCCCTTCTTACCAAGGGGGCGGAACTGAACTGGAAAGGGCCTTACCTTAAAAAAGATGAAATCCCTCTTGATCCGTGGGGCAAGGCGTTTGTCTATACGCCGCGGGACAACGGTTATGAAATCAAGTCCTACGGTCCGAACGGAGCCGACGGCGGCGGGGACGATATTACCAATTGA
- a CDS encoding prepilin-type N-terminal cleavage/methylation domain-containing protein has protein sequence MDRNKKISNCKFQIANFKRPARQTGMTLVEAVLALAILSIGIFILIEATARCLAVVRLSRNYQTARAVLARGESEHPLRGTNELQKNIVEGAEYDGFVFSRELRPVDGVEKLFMVVTRVARPEAGRESGEELVSYVYCPNEEE, from the coding sequence ATGGACAGGAATAAAAAAATTTCAAATTGCAAATTTCAAATTGCAAATTTCAAACGCCCGGCGCGGCAGACCGGCATGACCCTGGTGGAAGCCGTCCTGGCGCTGGCTATTTTGAGCATCGGCATTTTTATTCTTATTGAAGCCACGGCCCGCTGTCTGGCCGTGGTGCGTCTCTCGCGCAATTATCAGACCGCGCGCGCCGTGCTTGCCCGCGGCGAGAGCGAGCATCCCCTGCGCGGCACCAATGAATTGCAGAAGAACATCGTGGAAGGCGCGGAATACGACGGCTTTGTCTTTTCGCGCGAACTGCGTCCCGTGGACGGCGTGGAGAAACTTTTTATGGTTGTCACGAGGGTCGCCCGGCCGGAAGCCGGCCGTGAATCCGGGGAGGAACTGGTCAGTTATGTCTATTGCCCGAACGAGGAAGA
- a CDS encoding ATPase, T2SS/T4P/T4SS family, translated as MSDTTPASGNKTASAAPPPRLAGLLKRCGLLTDEQVGAVLARRSEGGLSITQMIVEAGYAAEAEFLEAVGKILNLPFIRLNEVAITKDALGKLPAKVVFQYNIIPLAVENGVLQVATNDPFNAAVIDAVRLVSGGRVRMVLSPAADIAKAINKFYGVGADTMERLMEDDAIDDSEESILTKVDLSDLDQEASIVKFVNQVIWEAYKDRATDIHFEPMEDELRIRYRVDGVLHQTSMPPQLKRFQPAIVSRIKVMSNMDIAEKRLPQDGRIGLSIHGESLDIRVSTIPTVYGESISLRLLTRGTGLLELDSIGMNPSDEAVIRKLIEKPHGILLVTGPTGSGKSTTLYSCLHTINSIDQRIITIEDPIEYEISGVNQIAVRPEIGLTFAAGLRHILRQDPDVIMVGEIRDYETAEIAIRASMTGHLVFSTLHTNDAAGAITRLIDMRIEPFLISSSVEAIIAQRLVRVLCDACKREKEIEESFLREINFPPPAAGGVKIYEAGGCEKCRRTGFLGRRGIFEALAVNDAIRPLIIGRESSNVIKQAAVRQGMRTLREDGWVKVGGGVTTIEEVLRVTEEDE; from the coding sequence ATGTCGGATACAACTCCAGCTTCCGGGAACAAAACGGCGTCCGCGGCTCCGCCGCCGCGGCTGGCGGGCCTCTTGAAGCGCTGCGGACTATTGACGGACGAGCAAGTCGGCGCGGTTCTCGCGCGCAGGAGCGAGGGCGGCCTTTCCATTACCCAGATGATTGTTGAGGCGGGCTACGCCGCGGAGGCTGAATTTCTTGAGGCGGTCGGGAAAATCCTCAATCTGCCTTTTATCAGGTTGAATGAAGTGGCCATCACCAAGGATGCCCTCGGCAAACTGCCGGCCAAGGTGGTCTTTCAGTATAATATCATTCCCCTTGCGGTGGAAAACGGTGTTTTGCAGGTTGCCACCAATGACCCCTTCAACGCCGCGGTGATTGACGCGGTCCGCCTGGTCTCGGGCGGAAGGGTGCGGATGGTGCTGAGCCCGGCGGCTGATATCGCCAAGGCCATCAACAAGTTTTACGGGGTCGGGGCCGACACGATGGAAAGACTTATGGAAGACGACGCGATTGATGATTCCGAGGAGTCAATTCTGACCAAGGTTGACCTGAGCGACCTGGACCAGGAGGCTTCCATCGTGAAGTTCGTCAACCAGGTGATCTGGGAAGCGTATAAAGACCGCGCCACGGACATTCATTTTGAGCCGATGGAGGATGAGTTGCGCATCCGTTACCGCGTGGACGGCGTGCTGCATCAGACCTCCATGCCGCCCCAGCTGAAACGTTTCCAGCCCGCCATTGTTTCGCGCATCAAGGTCATGTCCAACATGGACATAGCCGAGAAACGCCTTCCGCAGGACGGACGCATCGGGCTCAGCATTCACGGCGAAAGCCTGGATATCCGCGTTTCCACGATCCCGACCGTTTACGGCGAGAGCATCAGCCTGCGCCTTCTGACGCGCGGCACGGGCCTTTTGGAGCTTGACAGCATCGGCATGAACCCGTCCGACGAGGCCGTCATCCGCAAGCTCATTGAAAAACCGCACGGCATTTTGCTGGTAACCGGCCCGACCGGCTCCGGGAAGTCCACCACCCTGTATTCCTGCCTGCACACGATAAATTCTATTGACCAGCGGATCATCACGATTGAGGACCCGATTGAATATGAAATCAGCGGCGTCAACCAGATCGCGGTCCGCCCGGAAATAGGTCTGACCTTTGCCGCCGGCCTGCGCCACATCCTCCGCCAGGACCCGGACGTGATCATGGTCGGTGAAATCCGTGATTATGAGACCGCCGAGATAGCGATCCGCGCCTCCATGACCGGCCACCTCGTTTTCAGCACCCTGCACACCAACGACGCCGCCGGCGCCATCACCCGCCTGATTGACATGCGCATTGAGCCCTTCCTGATTTCGTCTTCGGTTGAGGCGATCATTGCCCAGCGCCTGGTGCGTGTGCTCTGCGACGCCTGCAAACGCGAGAAGGAAATTGAAGAATCGTTTTTAAGGGAAATCAACTTCCCGCCGCCGGCGGCGGGCGGCGTCAAGATTTATGAAGCGGGCGGGTGCGAGAAATGCCGGCGGACGGGTTTCCTCGGCCGGCGGGGGATTTTTGAGGCGCTGGCGGTGAACGACGCCATCCGGCCGCTGATTATAGGCCGGGAGTCGTCAAATGTGATCAAACAGGCGGCGGTCAGGCAGGGCATGCGCACCCTGCGCGAAGACGGCTGGGTGAAGGTCGGGGGGGGGGTTACCACGATTGAGGAGGTTTTGCGCGTGACCGAGGAAGATGAGTAA
- a CDS encoding type II secretion system F family protein, whose amino-acid sequence MPAFMYIARTRSGEKVEGVIEAADRRAALLQIERQGQVPVTVEEKDAADREQASAGWRSRLLWRRRRERMAAREMLVFTTELSDLLASGMKLGNALNTLSHRRTGQSCDKIIKSLRDDIIRGTSLSQACEKFPESFPSLYCSLIRAGEAGGNLAEVMQRIVRHYERLQEVKEKVVMALVYPGIVITVGIATLIFSMVFVIPRFSMIFRDLGSTLPLPTRILIGVSTLMIKYGWLLLILVVILAVIFKRYLRTESGRRMWDGLYLKTPLIRDITTANAFSQFARTLGMLIGNGVPVLDALSIGEKTVQNSVIAAEIRNARDRVTDGTTISGPLAAGRVFPQMLTDMLAIGEETGDMNGALTHIARRYENNLDRSIKIFTTVLEPVLIVLMAFVVGFVAISILLAVFEVTNGLNA is encoded by the coding sequence ATGCCTGCCTTTATGTATATTGCGCGGACGCGGTCCGGCGAAAAAGTTGAAGGGGTGATTGAGGCGGCCGACCGCCGCGCGGCCCTGCTGCAGATTGAGCGCCAGGGACAGGTGCCGGTCACCGTTGAAGAAAAAGACGCGGCCGACCGGGAACAGGCTTCCGCCGGCTGGCGGAGCCGTTTGTTGTGGCGCCGCCGCCGGGAGCGCATGGCCGCGCGGGAGATGCTCGTCTTTACCACGGAATTGAGCGATTTGCTGGCCTCCGGCATGAAACTCGGCAATGCGCTCAATACCTTGTCCCATCGCCGCACCGGACAATCCTGCGATAAAATTATTAAATCGCTCCGGGACGACATCATCCGCGGCACGAGTCTTTCCCAGGCCTGTGAAAAATTTCCGGAAAGCTTTCCTTCGCTTTATTGCAGTCTTATCCGCGCCGGCGAAGCAGGCGGTAATCTGGCGGAAGTCATGCAGAGAATTGTGCGCCATTATGAGCGTTTGCAGGAGGTTAAGGAAAAGGTTGTCATGGCGCTGGTCTATCCCGGCATAGTGATCACGGTCGGCATCGCCACCCTGATCTTCAGCATGGTGTTTGTGATCCCGAGATTTTCCATGATCTTCCGCGACCTGGGCAGCACGTTGCCCCTGCCGACCCGCATCCTGATCGGTGTCAGCACATTGATGATCAAATACGGCTGGCTGCTGCTCATTCTGGTTGTCATCCTGGCCGTTATTTTCAAGCGCTACCTGCGCACGGAAAGCGGGAGGAGGATGTGGGACGGGTTGTATTTGAAAACCCCGTTGATCAGGGATATCACCACGGCCAATGCGTTCAGCCAGTTTGCGCGCACGCTCGGCATGCTTATCGGCAACGGCGTGCCGGTGCTGGACGCGCTGTCAATCGGCGAGAAAACCGTGCAGAATTCGGTCATTGCCGCCGAAATCCGCAATGCCCGCGACCGGGTTACCGACGGCACCACCATTTCGGGGCCGCTCGCGGCCGGCCGGGTTTTCCCGCAGATGCTGACCGACATGCTGGCGATCGGCGAGGAGACCGGCGACATGAACGGCGCCCTGACCCACATCGCCCGCCGGTATGAAAACAACCTTGACCGGAGCATAAAAATTTTCACCACGGTGCTGGAGCCGGTGCTGATTGTTTTGATGGCCTTTGTGGTCGGCTTCGTGGCCATCAGCATCCTGCTGGCGGTCTTTGAAGTGACCAACGGGTTGAACGCATAA
- a CDS encoding D-sedoheptulose 7-phosphate isomerase has protein sequence MNAGKFISETIQSSIGTKQSILADRLFMARVAKIADAAVKVCRSGRKILLAGNGGSAADAQHLAGEFVNRFRFDRPALPAVALSTDTSVMTAIANDSSFERIFARQIEALGAKGDMFIGFSTSGSSPNILKALKQCRKMKIVAVGFTGEKSAKMAGLCDYCLAVPSQDTPRIQEAHIMLGHILCEIIETRLFKPARS, from the coding sequence ATGAATGCCGGTAAATTTATCAGCGAAACCATTCAGAGCTCAATCGGCACCAAGCAGAGCATTCTCGCCGACCGCTTGTTCATGGCGCGCGTGGCGAAAATTGCCGACGCGGCGGTGAAGGTTTGCCGTTCCGGCCGCAAAATCCTGCTGGCCGGCAACGGCGGCAGCGCGGCCGATGCCCAGCACCTGGCCGGCGAGTTTGTCAACCGGTTCCGTTTTGACCGTCCGGCCCTTCCGGCCGTCGCCCTTTCAACCGATACTTCCGTAATGACCGCGATTGCCAACGATTCGTCGTTTGAACGCATTTTTGCGCGCCAAATAGAGGCCCTGGGCGCGAAAGGCGATATGTTCATCGGTTTTTCAACGTCGGGTTCATCGCCGAATATTCTGAAGGCGCTCAAGCAGTGCCGGAAAATGAAAATTGTCGCCGTGGGGTTTACCGGCGAAAAGAGCGCGAAAATGGCCGGGTTGTGCGATTACTGCCTCGCCGTGCCTTCGCAGGATACCCCCCGGATTCAGGAGGCGCATATCATGCTCGGGCATATCCTCTGCGAGATCATTGAAACGCGGCTCTTCAAGCCCGCGCGGTCTTGA
- the obgE gene encoding GTPase ObgE produces MKGHRFIETAKVKIFAGKGGDGCRSFRREKYVPMGGPDGGDGGRGGNIILRADKNTDSLLAFYYRPERRAPDGGHGRGKKMHGRNGADLTLNVPCGTVVNDFETGEQFADLVADGEMFLAARGGKGGMGNCHWLTSTHRAPTEHTPGEAGEARKLKLDLKIVADIGLIGFPNAGKSTLISAISHAHPKIAPYPFTTLYPVIGTVQDGPFSDHEFKVVDIPGLIKNAHAGVGLGHDFLRHVERTRALVFILDMAGTDGRHPADDYLVLRDEIKRYKAELLTRPFVAAANKMDLPESAGLLKEFVRRTGIKPLKISALSGDGIDALKNAMAGLVRRSHAARKRNKVRPETTRMNCNGLDTKNG; encoded by the coding sequence GTGAAAGGCCACCGCTTTATTGAAACGGCGAAGGTGAAAATCTTCGCCGGCAAGGGGGGCGACGGCTGCCGCAGTTTCCGCCGCGAAAAATACGTGCCGATGGGCGGCCCCGACGGCGGCGACGGCGGCCGCGGCGGAAACATCATCCTGCGCGCCGATAAAAACACCGATTCGCTCCTCGCTTTTTATTACCGCCCCGAACGGCGCGCGCCCGACGGCGGACACGGCCGCGGCAAAAAGATGCACGGCCGGAACGGCGCCGACCTCACGCTCAACGTCCCCTGCGGCACGGTTGTCAATGACTTTGAAACCGGGGAGCAGTTTGCCGACCTTGTTGCCGACGGGGAAATGTTTCTCGCGGCCCGCGGCGGCAAGGGGGGCATGGGAAACTGCCACTGGCTTACCAGCACCCACCGCGCCCCCACCGAACACACCCCCGGGGAAGCGGGCGAAGCCAGGAAACTGAAACTGGATTTGAAAATCGTGGCCGATATCGGCCTGATCGGATTTCCCAACGCCGGCAAATCAACCCTGATCAGCGCCATCAGCCATGCGCACCCGAAAATAGCGCCCTACCCTTTTACCACTCTTTATCCGGTCATCGGCACGGTGCAAGACGGCCCTTTCAGCGATCATGAATTCAAAGTGGTGGATATTCCCGGCCTGATCAAGAACGCCCACGCCGGCGTAGGGCTGGGACACGATTTTCTGCGGCACGTGGAGCGCACGCGCGCGCTGGTTTTTATCCTGGACATGGCCGGGACCGACGGCCGCCACCCGGCCGATGATTATCTCGTCCTGCGGGATGAAATAAAACGCTACAAGGCGGAACTGCTTACGCGGCCATTCGTGGCGGCGGCCAACAAGATGGACCTGCCGGAAAGCGCCGGACTGCTGAAGGAATTCGTCAGACGCACCGGAATCAAACCCCTGAAAATAAGCGCGCTGAGCGGCGACGGCATTGACGCCCTGAAAAATGCCATGGCCGGGCTCGTCCGGCGCAGTCATGCCGCGCGCAAGAGGAACAAAGTCCGGCCGGAAACAACCCGCATGAATTGCAATGGCCTGGATACAAAAAACGGTTAA